One window of the Candidatus Paceibacterota bacterium genome contains the following:
- a CDS encoding phage/plasmid primase, P4 family, which translates to MTTSVETTTTTVADHDVRANGSDPQVAGFKAWAEGNGVVVPVALPGMPDAWFDERFPGLREQYGPAVLLGFPPKQKDDEETMPLVKDLCEDFLAATLGELGTPMAPTVFMAVENRFYTYDPNAGIFAEVREPKLIARLSQELLMCANDCSEQCDTTNLKFRFRDTADLRGVVNRARGLLEVGNDYFETSLQEYIACHNGMLRLADREVLPFNASYRRRNKLTVDYVKGASCPMFLDLLMRPALSPEELDLLQRWCGLALIGVNLAQRMMVLTGTAGGGKGTFIRVLRGIIGADNLATLRPMLLGERFEVGRFLGKSLLYGADVPENFLSCKGASSLKSLIGGDPMTLEFKGSNERPEIVCRFNAIVTCNSRLTVHLEGDAEAWRRRLAIVEYKNPKPQKVITDLSEQILTKEAPGVLNWMLEGLEKLRADGWNLQLSDGQQRIVDDLLLESEGDVVFARECLHREEGASLTVAKCYEGYVAFCNERGWVTMPRKRFSNVIGDTVTRQFGLTLRHDLSDDNGKNQRGWRGLICMGTGPDKTEVYV; encoded by the coding sequence GGGTAACGGGGTGGTGGTGCCGGTGGCGCTGCCGGGAATGCCTGACGCCTGGTTTGACGAGAGGTTCCCGGGCTTGCGGGAGCAGTATGGTCCGGCGGTGTTGCTTGGTTTTCCGCCCAAGCAGAAAGACGATGAAGAGACTATGCCGCTGGTCAAGGACCTGTGTGAGGATTTTTTGGCAGCGACGTTGGGTGAACTGGGCACCCCCATGGCACCGACAGTGTTCATGGCGGTCGAGAACCGGTTTTACACCTACGACCCCAATGCGGGCATTTTCGCGGAGGTGCGCGAGCCGAAGTTGATCGCACGGCTGAGCCAGGAGTTGCTTATGTGCGCGAATGATTGCTCAGAACAGTGCGACACGACGAATCTGAAATTCAGGTTCAGGGATACTGCGGATCTGCGGGGAGTGGTGAATCGGGCGCGTGGGCTGTTGGAGGTGGGCAATGACTACTTTGAAACCAGCCTGCAGGAGTACATCGCCTGCCACAATGGAATGCTAAGACTGGCCGATCGGGAGGTGCTGCCGTTTAACGCGTCATACCGACGGCGCAACAAGCTAACAGTTGACTATGTGAAGGGGGCCAGTTGCCCGATGTTTCTGGATTTGCTGATGCGGCCGGCGCTCAGTCCAGAGGAACTGGACCTGCTGCAACGCTGGTGTGGGCTGGCGCTGATTGGGGTGAACCTGGCACAGCGCATGATGGTGCTAACGGGGACGGCTGGTGGCGGCAAGGGCACGTTCATCCGGGTGCTGCGGGGAATTATCGGAGCCGACAACCTGGCGACGTTGCGCCCGATGTTGCTGGGCGAGCGGTTTGAGGTTGGGAGGTTTTTGGGCAAGTCACTGCTCTACGGTGCGGATGTGCCGGAGAACTTCCTGAGCTGCAAGGGAGCCTCATCGCTCAAGTCGTTGATTGGTGGGGACCCGATGACCCTGGAGTTCAAGGGGAGTAATGAACGACCGGAAATCGTGTGCCGGTTTAACGCAATTGTGACGTGCAATTCACGGCTGACAGTGCATCTGGAAGGAGATGCCGAGGCGTGGCGACGGCGCCTGGCGATCGTGGAGTACAAGAACCCGAAGCCGCAGAAGGTGATCACGGACCTGAGCGAGCAAATCCTGACCAAGGAGGCTCCGGGTGTGCTCAACTGGATGTTGGAAGGGCTAGAAAAGCTGCGGGCGGATGGGTGGAACCTGCAATTGAGTGATGGACAGCAACGTATTGTAGATGATCTGCTGCTCGAATCTGAGGGCGACGTTGTGTTTGCCCGGGAGTGTTTGCATCGAGAAGAAGGCGCGTCGCTGACCGTAGCGAAGTGTTATGAGGGTTATGTCGCCTTCTGCAACGAGCGTGGATGGGTGACGATGCCACGGAAACGGTTCAGCAACGTGATTGGGGACACAGTAACGCGCCAGTTTGGCCTAACGCTGCGGCATGACCTTTCGGATGACAATGGGAAGAACCAGCGAGGCTGGCGAGGGCTGATATGCATGGGGACAGGGCCAGACAAGACGGAGGTGTATGTGTGA